Sequence from the Aquimarina sp. Aq107 genome:
TAACAAAGATTTTAATTCCTCTTCTTTTTTTATCCTAGTAATATCAGAAACATGAATTATCAAACCACCTATTTCAATATCATCTGAGTACCAAGGGCGTAACTCCCAAGACAACCACTTAGATTTGCCACTTTTAGTTTCTATTTTCTCTTCATAATTTTTAACAACATTTCCTTTTAAACAGTTGACAATATTCGTTTTCCTTGCTTCACTGATTTTAGAAAAAATCTCATAATATGATTTACCAATAATTTCAATATCTTCTATCTCATACACTTCTAACCATTTTTGAGAAGCTGCTAAATAATTCATTTTATCATCTAGCATTGCAATTGCACTAGGAGTTTGCTCTATAAAAAGTCTATTCCTCTCAAAATCCTTCTTCTTTTTAGTAATCTCTTGATGAGATCCAACCATCCATTCAGGATCCCCATTTTCATCCCAACTTACAACTTTCCCTCTATCTAAAACCCAAATCCATTCACCATTTTTGTGTCTCATTCTAAACTCACACTCGTAAAAAGGTGTTTTTTTTAGAAAATGATCTTTTAAAAGTTTATTTGATCTATCTTGATCTTCTTTAGTTGAATGTTCTAACCAAGTACTCAAAGAAATTGGTTCTAATTCTGAAAGTGAGTATCCAATCATTTCTGCCCAACGTTTATTAAGAATTGTTTCTCCTGTTTTAACATTCCATTTCCAAGTCCCTAGGCCGGTTCCATCAATTATATGTTCGAAAAAAGCTGATTGAAGTTTAAGTTCTTCTTCTTTTATTTTAATATCTGTAATATCAGTATGCGCTCCTAACATCTTAACAGGCTTCCCTTTCTTATCCCGTAACATCATACCTCTACACCGAACCCATATAGTATGTCCTAACTTGTGCCTAAATCTAACTATTTGATCATATGGGAAGGTAGGATCTTCTGCATGGCTTGCAAAATTGGCATATACATTTTTTAAATCTTCTTTAAATACAATATCCTGCCAAGAATCTACTTTATGAGGCATTTTCTTGGGATCATATCCAAATGTAGTCCAATAACTGGAGTTCATCCATACGTTTTCTGGATCTAATAAATCCCAAAACCATAACCCATCCAGCGCTCCGACTTGTAAAAAATCGAATATTGAACTTTCTTTTTTAACCAGATCGTATAATTCTTTTTGCAAATAGTGTTCCCCGCTATCCAAAATTGGATCTACATCTATCTTTTTTTCAAGTTTCATTGTCTTATTCATTTTATTATAACAGAAGGGGTATGTAAGTAGGAATTTACTTAAAATTAAGGAAAATTCCCTTAAAAAATATGTTAATAAACCTCAATAAAATTATGGGCTCAACTTTATAAATACATCTTTAGATTATCCGATATAAACTAAAACTTTAAAAAGTTAATCTAAATTAGTTGTGATAGAATTATTGATTTTAACTACATCATTTAAATTCTTGATTGTATGCGAAAGTTTAGATGATGTAATTTCGAACATCTTAATGATTTCAGATTCTTTTGCTTCAGGATTTTCCTGTAAAAACTTCTCTAAGAGTCTTTCGAAATTACCCGAATGTAATTGCAATTTATGAGATACGATATGAGCAAAATCTTTTAAACGTATGTTTTGATCTTCAGTTACTTTTAAAATTGACTTAAGCTCTCTCTCTGCTTTTTTTATATCACTAATATCGGTGGCAACACCTAAATAACCTATTATGTTTCCTTCTTCTTTTATTGCTGTAATTGTAAGCTGTACTGGAAATTGAGTCCCATCTTTTCTAACATACGTCCATTCTCTAGTATAATATTTTTCTTTATTTGCTAATTCAATAAAAACCTTAAACCCTTCTTTATATTCACCTAATTCTGTTGACAACTCAACTTCAGCCATCTTTATCTCATCTTTTAGATGAATAATAATTGGACTTTCTTTCAATAAAAGTTCATCTCTAGAATATCCCAATAAATTTTCTGCTCCTTTATTAAATATATTGATGATACCTGATGTATTTGTACCGATAATAGCAACTCTAGTACTCGACTCTAAGACTCCTTCTAATTTTGCAAGGGCCTTATGCAGTTTTCTCCTGGTTTTTATATTTTGAGTAGTATCAGTTATTTGGGAAATGAAATAAAGTGGTTTTTGGTTTTTATCCTTCACCAAAGAGACCGATAACAATGTATGGACTTCCTGACCATTTTTATGAATATATCTCTTTTCTAAATGATAATAAGGTATTTCATTTTTTAAAAGTTTATTCAATAATCCTAGATCTTTTTTCAGATCATCAGGATGGGTAATATCCTGAAAAGTCATCTTAGTAAGTTTTTCCTTAGAATATCCAATCATATTACAAACTGCATTATTCACTTCAATCCATCTTCCATCTAAACCGATTATAGCCATTCCTATTGCAGCATTTTCAAAATTACCTCTAAATGCTTCTTCACTTACTTTAAGTTTCTCTTCAGCCATTTTTCTTTCAGTAACATCATGCATTGCTATAACTGCACCTTTTATTTCTCCATCTGCTCCTATTAACTGCGAACCATTAGTCACTACTTTTCTTGTAGGACCAATTTTAGGAATTATAGTTAGTTCTTGATCTTTTACATCTTCTCCTTTTAAAGCTTTTAGTAGTGGTATTTCTTCTTCTTTTAATTGCGTTACACCATCTTTCTTGTAAAGACCATAATATTGGGATAATTCCGTAACTGGAATAGATCTTGCTGGTAAACCATGCCATTTTTTCGTTGCTTTATTAAATAATGTCAATTTACCGTTTCGATCACAGGATACTATCCCAACATTAACACTATCTAGAATAGCTTCTAAAAAAACCTTACGTTCTTCATTAATAGCTTCTGCTTTTTTTAGTTTAGAAATATCAGAAGTATGCATTAAAACTCCTGCAATTTTTCCTTCTCTATTATACCAAGGTCTGAGTTCCCAGGAAATCCATTGTATACAACCTTCATTCCCTTTAAGGCAATCTTCTTCTTTTCTAAGAACATTTCCAGTGAGACATTCTTTATAATATTCGTTCCATTTTTCTTCCATTTCTGGAAAAACTTCATACTGTGTTTTTCCAATTATATTTTGACCTACAATATTATAATCTTCAAACCATCTTCTAGATGCTGCCAAGTATCTCATATTTGTATCAAACATTGCCATCGCACTTGGAGCTTGACTTACAAACAATCTATTTTTCTCTAATGCTTTTTTATTATCCGTAATATCAACCTGGGATCCTACCAACCATTCTGGATTATCTTCTTTATCCCAGCTAATTATTTTACCTTTAACCAAAACCCATATCCATTCTCCATTTTTATGTTTTAGGCGAATTTCACATTCATAATATGGAATTCGTTTTTCATAATGTTCCTGCAATATTTTGGTTGTTTTAATATGATCTGAAGGATGCATAAAGCTAACCCAAGTATCTAGGGAAATAGGCTGTAATTCTGCAAGTGAATATCCAATAATATTAGCCCATTTTTCGTCAAACAAAACCTCTCCTGTCCTTAAATTCCATTCCCAAGAACCTTGATTTGGCCCTTCAAGAACATCCTCATATTTTTCAACTAATTCTTGTAATTTTCCTTCAGTTCTTTTCAATTTGGTAAGATCTGTATGGGTCCCTAACATTTGAATTGGTTTTCCATTATGATCTCTTATGAGCAAACCCTTAAATCGAAACCAAACAATGTGACCCAATTTATGCGTATAGCGTAGAACTTGTTCATAAGACTGAGAAAGATTTTGTGATTTTTTTTCGAGGTTTTCTAATACTTTTTTAAGATCATCACTATTAATAACATCCCGCCAAGAGGTTATTTTATTAGGCATGTGTTTTGGATCATATCCTAAAGTATTCCAAAAACTTTTGCTAACCCACTCATTACTAGGTTTTTCTATATCCCAAAACCAGAGACCATCCAATACTGAATCTTGAATAAAGTCAAAAATTTTATCTTCCTTCTTAAAAAGTTGATAGAGTTTTTCTTTTAAAAAATTTTCGTTTAGGGGAATAAAATCTCTAGACGTAGTTTCCTCGCTATAGGCCATACAATTTTGTTAAGATTAAAATGTTTGATCAGCGGGGTACTTAAATTTACGCAATATCATTAACTTTTCATTACAGAAAAACCTTTTATTTTAAAAGTTAAAACCACAACAAAAATACACGCAAAAATGAGTGTTTTACTTTTAATCATAAAATACAAATAACTCATTAACAATTATTTATGTTAAAAAAAATAATCAATTAATTACAATTGAAAAACAAACGAAGTATAAAAAAACCAACAAAAACACGTTTTTTTAAAAAGGGAAAAATCCCTAATATCGATTACGATTTAAATAAAATCAGGAAATTAATTAAAAATAAGTCGGCCAGTAAAAAATTCATCAACCTCTATTATTGGAGGTGTATTTACAGAAATCACATCACCTGTACTTCTTATTTCACCTTTTATGGATTGTTGAGGATTTACAATGATCTTATTTGTTCCTCTATGTTTTATGTTCACGTCTTGAGAAATAAGTTCACCTCCTTCAAATCGACCTGTTCCGGAAGCAAAAGTAACATTCAAAGTCTCGACATTACCTTTAATAAAAAAAGAAGCAATATTATTACCGACAACTGTTAAAACTTCGTTATCGATCTCCATGGTAAAAGTTCCTGTTATATTTCCACCCTCATTTTCAAAAAAATCTTCAGCAAACAAAACCAATGAAGGATACCTTAGTACCCCATCAGAAGAAATATCAAATTGCGTTTCACTACGAATTTCAGTAATATTTGGAGAAGTAACAAAAACTTTAGTTTGATTAAAATCTCTTACAAAGTTACAATCATTACTATTACTTAACACTAAACGATCTCCTTCAACCACCGCGGATACTTCATCCAACAAATTATCACCTGTCTCGATTACAACAGAAGCTACCTCTCCTTCTTTTAGGATCAACTCTACATTGGGGTTTACTAAGATTCTTGTAAAATCAGAAACCTCAACCTCTTGTCTTATTATATCTCCTGTTCTTTGAAAACAGTCCAACGCATTTTCAGAATCACAGGAAACCAAACACAAACCTAATATTATTATGATTACTCTTTTCACAATCTATATCCTATTGAAAATTCTACTGCTTCTGCTTTAGCCGCATGAGATCTGACAGTAATTGATCCAAATATATTTTTATTAAAATAATATCTCGCACCAAAACGATTATATACTTGTCCTTCGAAATCATATGGATAATACACATAATATCCTAACTGTGTCAAAATCGATATCCTATTAATTCGTAATTCATGTCCTAAAAAAACACCAACTCTTTTCGAATCTTCATCTCCTGTAGTTCCGTCTTCAAAATCGCCAGTTGACCTAAAATCTATAAACTTTTTTAAAGCTTCTGAAAAGAATAATTCTGCTCCTAACTGAACACTACTCTTTTTATTCAATCTCTTATCCGCAAATGCTGCAATTGTATAAAATGGATGCTGACCAGATCCCACAACATCACTTTCATTAATTCCACTACGGAACATAAAACCGTAAGAAATAGGTTCTGAACCTTTAACATCTCCTTTTTCTTTTTTAATATATTCTGGATACGTACTATCCAAGACATAATTAAATCCCGCATTAAAAACTAACGTATTTGTGCTTTTATTAGGTGCTTTAAAATTAGCATTAGAATAATGAATTACCCCAAACCCTAATTGTACTCCAAGTCCTCCTATTAAGTTTTCTTTTTTTAGGTTTAACATTGCGAAGGTAGAACTCATAAAATGAGACCCATAGGCTACATTTCTAAAATTATCATCCTCATCATATGGATTTGTATTATATGCTAATCCTTGTCCAAGCCTAAGCATTAAAACTCGTCTAAAAAAATAAAAATTATAATGAGCGTAGAGTCCGAAGTTTTCTCCTAAAAACTCATTATCCATATCTTGATAAATAAATGACACTCCATAATCGGGAGAATTATACAAACGCTGCCAGTCTTTATTTCCAAAAGTTTTTCGGTTTATTGAAAAAAGAACTCCAGAAGGATGCCCAGTAATTAAATGAGAAATATCCGGATTGTGTTTCAGGATTGTTCCATAAAAATTATTGACATCAAAACTATAATATGGTTTATCTTCTTGAGATTGTACCAAATACCCTAGAAGAAAAAGTACTAAACAAAGACGTTTTATCATTCCGACAAATGTAAGATAGCATCAGTAGGTTTCCAAAACCTTACTACTTTTTAAAATACATTTGCTGCAATTTTTTTTATATTATCAGATTTACCCATTGAATAATAATGTAAAACAGGTACTCCATATTCCATTAACTCCTTAGATTGTTGTATTGCAAATTCAACACCAACTTCTCTTACTTCTTTATTAGTTTTACAGCTCTCAACTTCCTTAACAAGTTCATCTGGCATATCTAACTTAAATACTTGGGGAAGTAATTGCAAATGTCTTTTTACAGCGACTGGTTTAATCCCTGGAATGATTGGAACATTAATCCCTGCTTCTCTTGCTCTTTCCACAAATTCAAAATATCTTTTATTATCAAAAAACATTTGGGTTACAACGTAGTCTGCACCTGCATCAACTTTATCCTTCAACCTTCTTATATCCGAATCCATAGAAGGAGCTTCTAAATGTTTTTCAGGATACCCCGCTACTCCAACACAAAAATCAGATTGGTTATCACTCTCTATAACCTCATGTAAAAACCTTCCATTATTCATGTTTACAATTTGTTCTACCAATTCATTTGCATAACAATGACCTCCTTTTGTAGGATTAAAATACTTTTCCTCCTTCATTGCATCTCCACGTAGCGCCATAACATTATCTATCCCTAAATAATGACAATCAACTAAAAGATATTCTGTTTCTTCTTTTGTGAAGCCCCCACATAATACATGGGGAATAGTGTCAACATTATACTTATGAGTTATTGAAGCACAAATCCCAACTGTTCCAGGACGCATACGTGTAAGCTTTTTATCTAGCAACCCATCTCTATCAATATAAATAAATTCTTCTCTGGAAGTAGTTACATCAATAAATGGAGGTTTAAACTCCATTAATGGATCAATATTGTTATATAACTCTTGAATACTTTTCCCTTTTTGTGGTGGTATTAGTTCAAAAGAAAATAATGTTTTTCCTTTTGCATTTTTTATATGATCTGTAACCTTCATCTAGTTTATAGTTCTTAGTTGGTAATCTTTTAATTTAGTCAATGATATTAGGACTTAACCATTTTTGCGCATATTCGAAATCAATATTTTTTCTATCGGCAAAATCCTTCACCTGATCTTCTTTTATTTTCCCTAATCCAAAATATCTAGCTTCTGGGTTTGCAAAATAATATCCCGAAACCGATGCAGCAGGCCACATAGCAAGTCCTTCTGTAAGTTCAACTCCAATTCTATCTTTGACTTGTAATACTTCCCAAATTGTTAATTTTTCTAAATGATCTGGGCAAGCTGGATATCCTGGTGCTGGTCTAATACCTTTATACGATTCTTTAATTAATTCTTCATTTGATAATTTTTCTTCTTTAGCGTATCCCCAATCTTCTTTTCGTATTTTCTGATGTAAACATTCTGCAAAAGCTTCGGCAAGACGATCTGCTAAAGCTTTAATCATTATTGAATTATAATCATCCAGATCTGCTTCAAAAGCTTCTGCAAGTTCTTTGGTTCCAAAACCAGTAGTAACACAAAAACACCCCATATAATCTTGTATCTCACTTTCTTTCGGAGCAACAAAATCAGCCAATGCAAAATTAGGTTTGCCTGCATGTTTCTTTAATTGCTGTCTTAATGTCCTGAACTTAAAGTTTTTGGATCCTGATTTAATTAAAACATCATCGTTATTCACAGTATTAGCTTCGAACAAACCATACACGGCTTTTGCTCCAAGCAATTTTTCATTAAATACTTTTTGTAATAATTCTTGTGCATCTTTATACAATGAAGCAGCTTGTTCACCGACGACTTCATCAGTTAAAATTGCTGGGTATTTACCGTGCAAATCCCAGGATCTGAAGAAAGGTGTCCAATCGATAAAAGGTTCTAGTTTTTTTAAATCAAAATCTTCAATAACCTGAACTCCTAATTTGTTTGGTTTTATAATACATGAAGAAGACCAGTCAATCTTATATTTATTTTTTCGTGCATCTTCAATAGACAAATATTCTTTTTGTTTTGTCCTTTTAAGAAACCCTTCTCTAAATTTTTCATAATCATCTTTGAGATCACCTACATATTTTTGATTACTTCTTTTATTGAGTAAATCCCCCACAACAGTAACTGCTCTGGACGCATCATTTACATGAACTACTGCATTTTTATATTGAGGATCAATCTTAACAGCAGTATGTGCTTTTGATGTAGTAGCTCCTCCTATTAGTAAAGGAACTTTAAAATTTCTACGTTCCATTTCTTTAGCTAAAAACACCATTTCGTCTAATGATGGAGTAATTAAACCGCTTAATCCAATGATATCTACTTGTTCATCAATAGCTGTTTGAATAATCTTTTCTGGGGGAACCATCACTCCCATATCCACAATTTCGTAATTATTACACCCAAGCACTACAGAGACTATATTTTTTCCAATATCATGAACATCGCCTTTTACTGTAGCCATAAGAACTTTGCCTGCTGATCCATTTCCTTGTGCTAACTGAGGATTTTTCTTTTTTTCTTCTTCAATATAGGGCAATAAATGAGCCACTGCCTTTTTCATGACTCTGGCGGATTTCACTACTTGCGGCAAGAACATTTTACCAGACCCAAATAAATCTCCAACGACGTTCATACCTGTCATCAGATTCCCTTCTATCACTTCTATAGGCTTATCAGCTGCTTGTCTTGCTTCTTCTACATCTTCAACGATATATTGATCAATCCCTTTAACGAGTGCTCTGGTAATTCTATTTTGTAGAGATTCTTCTCTCCAAGAGAGGTCAACAGTTTTTTCCTTACTAGTCCCTACAACAGTTTCTGCAAAGTCCAATAATCTTTCTGTAGCATCATCTCTTCGGTCTAAGATCACATCTTCTACATGTTCAAGGAGGTCCTTAGGAATATCATCATACACCTCTAACATTGCAGGGTTTACGATTCCCATATTCATACCAGCTTTTATGGCATGATATAAAAACACTGAATGCATTGCTTCCCGAACAGGGTTGTTTCCTCTAAAAGAAAAAGAAACATTACTAACACCTCCACTCACACTGCAATGTGGTAGGTTTTCTCGAACCCATCTTGTAGCTTCAATAAAATCAATAGCATTTTTCCGATGCTCTTCCATTCCGGTTGCAACAGGAAATATATTTAGATCAAATATGATATCCTCAGGAGGAAAATTCACCTGATTTACTAAAATATCATAAGATCTTTTTGAAATCTCAATTCGGCGTTCATAATTATCTGCTTGGCCAACCTCATCAAAAGCCATAATTATTACGGCAGCTCCATACCGTTTAATTTTTTTGGCATGAGTAATAAACTCTTCTTCACCTTCCTTAAGACTAATAGAATTTACTACACATTTTCCTTGTACCACCTGTAAACCAGCTTCGATAATATCCCATTTAGAACTATCAATCATGATAGGAACTCTTGCGATATCAGGTTCTGCCATAATTAAATTTAAAAACCTAACCATTGCTTCTTTTCCATCAATTAGACCATCATCCATATTGATATCTATCACCTGCGCGCCACCTTCTACCTGATGTCTTGCAATATCCAACGCTTCATCAAACTTTTCCTCTTTTACCAAACGTAAAAACTTACGTGATCCAGCAACATTTGTTCGTTCTCCTACATTAATAAAATTCGTTTCTGCTGAAACAATCATAGGTTCCAGTCCAGACAATTTCAGGTATTTTCTTTTTTGCTCCGTACTCATAATCTATGCTACAACTTCTACTGATCTTGGTTCATAATTTTTAGCTAAATCCGCAATCGCTTTTATATGTTCAGGTGTTGTTCCACAGCATCCTCCAATAATGTTCACTAAACTTTTATCCATATATTCCTTAATTTGAGATGCCATTTGTTCTGGAGTTTCATCGTATTCTCCAAAAGCATTTGGCAATCCCGCATTAGGGTGCGCAGAAACTCCAAAGTTTGCTTTCTGAGCTAACACTTCTAAATGGGGAGTTAATTGACTTGCCCCCAAAGCACAATTAAAGCCAACTGATAGCATTGGGATATGAGATACCGAAATTAAAAACGCTTCTGCAGTCTGTCCGGATAATGTACGACCACTTGCATCGGTTATCGTACCACTTATCATAATTGGTACTTCTATGTTCCTTTCATCTTTCACTTCTTCAATTGCGAAGAGTGCTGCTTTTGCGTTTAAAGTATCAAAAATGGTTTCAACTAAAAGAATATCAGAACCGCCATCAAGTAAAGCTTCTACTTGTTGTTTATAAGCCACTCTTAGTTCATCAAAAGTAACCGCTCTAAATCCAGGATCATTTACATCAGGAGACATACTAGCAGTTCTATTTGTCGGGCCAATCGAGCCTGCTACAAATCTGGGCTTATGAGGTTCTTTCTCTGTAAAATCATCTGCTACCTCTTTTGCTATTTTAGCAGATTGATAATTTAATTCATAGACCAACTCTTCCATCTCATAATCAGCCATAGCAATTGTAGTCCCAGAAAAAGTATTGGTTTCTATGATATCAGCTCCAGCTTCGAAATACAATCGATGTACTTCTTTTATAGCTTCGGGTTGCGTAATACTTAATAAATCATTATTACCTTGAACCGGAATCGGCCAATCTTTAAATCGTTCTCCTCTAAAATCTTCTTCTGTAAACTTATGACGTTGCAGCATAGTACCCATAGCACCATCAAGCACAAGAATTCTTTCCTCTAATATTTTTTTTATGTCTTTCATTTATCAATCTTAAGGCTAATACTCCTTAAGCCAATTTTTAAGTAACAATGAAAACACTAAGCCAAGCTTTGTGTAACATTATCAAATAATATTAAGTTTCCTTTATGAAAGGATTCTTTTAAAATATATCAAGAAAAATAAATGGAAATAGCAAAAGCTATGGTCATTGTTATCTATTTCGTTTAATATACGAATAGAACGTAGCACCTTCTTTAAGAGATAAAGGGTTGCTAAGGTATCATAGGGTCTATTCCCTCCACCTTTCTTGATAACATTTAAAATTATATGAACTAAACAGTTTTATAACTGTTGTGATTACAAATTAAAGGCATAGCCTTTTGTTTTGCAAGTTTATTCTACACTTTTAAGATTCAGGAGCTAATTCAACTTCTAAACCATCTAATTGCGGCGTAATTGGAATCTGACATCCAAGTCTACTATTATCTTCTACATAAAAGGCTTCTGCAAGCATTAAATCTTCATCTTGACTCATTTCTGGAAGCTCATGATCTGATAAAACATAACATTGACAAGATGCACACATGGCCATACCACCACAAGTCCCTTCTACCGGAAGTTCATAGGCTTTACATACTTCCATAAGGTTCATTGCCATATCAGTAGGAGCCTGTACTTCATGAATTTCTCCTTCTCTATCTTTTATCTTTATGGTAACGTCTGACATATTATCGTCTTAATCGTATATAAAATCCTCGCAAATATACCGAAAAATGATCAGTATTAATTGCGAGGATTATGATATAAAAATTTTATACTATTGCTTTTACTACTTCTTTTTTAGCTTCTTTTTTAGACCCATCAAATCCTTCGACTCCTCCAACGGTAGTATATTTCATTACATATTTCTTGTCTGGAAATATTCTTTGGTAAGCACTTTGACACATAATGGCAGCTTCATGAAATCCTGAAAGAATTAGTTTTAGCTTTCCTTTATACGTGTTAACATCTCCTATTGCATAAATACCAGGAATGTTTGTTTGGTAATCGTAGGAGTTATCTACTTTTATTGCATTTTTTTCAATTTCTAATCCCCAATCACCTATTGGTCCTAG
This genomic interval carries:
- a CDS encoding PAS domain-containing protein; its protein translation is MKLEKKIDVDPILDSGEHYLQKELYDLVKKESSIFDFLQVGALDGLWFWDLLDPENVWMNSSYWTTFGYDPKKMPHKVDSWQDIVFKEDLKNVYANFASHAEDPTFPYDQIVRFRHKLGHTIWVRCRGMMLRDKKGKPVKMLGAHTDITDIKIKEEELKLQSAFFEHIIDGTGLGTWKWNVKTGETILNKRWAEMIGYSLSELEPISLSTWLEHSTKEDQDRSNKLLKDHFLKKTPFYECEFRMRHKNGEWIWVLDRGKVVSWDENGDPEWMVGSHQEITKKKKDFERNRLFIEQTPSAIAMLDDKMNYLAASQKWLEVYEIEDIEIIGKSYYEIFSKISEARKTNIVNCLKGNVVKNYEEKIETKSGKSKWLSWELRPWYSDDIEIGGLIIHVSDITRIKKEEELKSLLKVAEEQNRRLKNFAHIVSHNLKSHSGNFEMLLDLFLQENPEIEDNEIIKLFKTASSNLSDTIAHLNEVVLINTSLDKSLVPIQLKDVIDEVVRGVSAIALESKVEINNLVDDDIDVLAIPAYLDSILLNFITNGIKYRSRERKSHITLSAVKNRKYVVLSIADNGLGIDLVKHRSKLFGMYKTFHPNIKNSRGIGLFITKNQVEAIGGKIEVISTVNQGTTFKIYMKYEKN
- a CDS encoding PAS domain-containing protein → MAYSEETTSRDFIPLNENFLKEKLYQLFKKEDKIFDFIQDSVLDGLWFWDIEKPSNEWVSKSFWNTLGYDPKHMPNKITSWRDVINSDDLKKVLENLEKKSQNLSQSYEQVLRYTHKLGHIVWFRFKGLLIRDHNGKPIQMLGTHTDLTKLKRTEGKLQELVEKYEDVLEGPNQGSWEWNLRTGEVLFDEKWANIIGYSLAELQPISLDTWVSFMHPSDHIKTTKILQEHYEKRIPYYECEIRLKHKNGEWIWVLVKGKIISWDKEDNPEWLVGSQVDITDNKKALEKNRLFVSQAPSAMAMFDTNMRYLAASRRWFEDYNIVGQNIIGKTQYEVFPEMEEKWNEYYKECLTGNVLRKEEDCLKGNEGCIQWISWELRPWYNREGKIAGVLMHTSDISKLKKAEAINEERKVFLEAILDSVNVGIVSCDRNGKLTLFNKATKKWHGLPARSIPVTELSQYYGLYKKDGVTQLKEEEIPLLKALKGEDVKDQELTIIPKIGPTRKVVTNGSQLIGADGEIKGAVIAMHDVTERKMAEEKLKVSEEAFRGNFENAAIGMAIIGLDGRWIEVNNAVCNMIGYSKEKLTKMTFQDITHPDDLKKDLGLLNKLLKNEIPYYHLEKRYIHKNGQEVHTLLSVSLVKDKNQKPLYFISQITDTTQNIKTRRKLHKALAKLEGVLESSTRVAIIGTNTSGIINIFNKGAENLLGYSRDELLLKESPIIIHLKDEIKMAEVELSTELGEYKEGFKVFIELANKEKYYTREWTYVRKDGTQFPVQLTITAIKEEGNIIGYLGVATDISDIKKAERELKSILKVTEDQNIRLKDFAHIVSHKLQLHSGNFERLLEKFLQENPEAKESEIIKMFEITSSKLSHTIKNLNDVVKINNSITTNLD
- a CDS encoding head GIN domain-containing protein; protein product: MKRVIIIILGLCLVSCDSENALDCFQRTGDIIRQEVEVSDFTRILVNPNVELILKEGEVASVVIETGDNLLDEVSAVVEGDRLVLSNSNDCNFVRDFNQTKVFVTSPNITEIRSETQFDISSDGVLRYPSLVLFAEDFFENEGGNITGTFTMEIDNEVLTVVGNNIASFFIKGNVETLNVTFASGTGRFEGGELISQDVNIKHRGTNKIIVNPQQSIKGEIRSTGDVISVNTPPIIEVDEFFTGRLIFN
- a CDS encoding acyloxyacyl hydrolase, with the translated sequence MIKRLCLVLFLLGYLVQSQEDKPYYSFDVNNFYGTILKHNPDISHLITGHPSGVLFSINRKTFGNKDWQRLYNSPDYGVSFIYQDMDNEFLGENFGLYAHYNFYFFRRVLMLRLGQGLAYNTNPYDEDDNFRNVAYGSHFMSSTFAMLNLKKENLIGGLGVQLGFGVIHYSNANFKAPNKSTNTLVFNAGFNYVLDSTYPEYIKKEKGDVKGSEPISYGFMFRSGINESDVVGSGQHPFYTIAAFADKRLNKKSSVQLGAELFFSEALKKFIDFRSTGDFEDGTTGDEDSKRVGVFLGHELRINRISILTQLGYYVYYPYDFEGQVYNRFGARYYFNKNIFGSITVRSHAAKAEAVEFSIGYRL
- the metF gene encoding methylenetetrahydrofolate reductase [NAD(P)H], with amino-acid sequence MKVTDHIKNAKGKTLFSFELIPPQKGKSIQELYNNIDPLMEFKPPFIDVTTSREEFIYIDRDGLLDKKLTRMRPGTVGICASITHKYNVDTIPHVLCGGFTKEETEYLLVDCHYLGIDNVMALRGDAMKEEKYFNPTKGGHCYANELVEQIVNMNNGRFLHEVIESDNQSDFCVGVAGYPEKHLEAPSMDSDIRRLKDKVDAGADYVVTQMFFDNKRYFEFVERAREAGINVPIIPGIKPVAVKRHLQLLPQVFKLDMPDELVKEVESCKTNKEVREVGVEFAIQQSKELMEYGVPVLHYYSMGKSDNIKKIAANVF
- the metH gene encoding methionine synthase; translated protein: MSTEQKRKYLKLSGLEPMIVSAETNFINVGERTNVAGSRKFLRLVKEEKFDEALDIARHQVEGGAQVIDINMDDGLIDGKEAMVRFLNLIMAEPDIARVPIMIDSSKWDIIEAGLQVVQGKCVVNSISLKEGEEEFITHAKKIKRYGAAVIIMAFDEVGQADNYERRIEISKRSYDILVNQVNFPPEDIIFDLNIFPVATGMEEHRKNAIDFIEATRWVRENLPHCSVSGGVSNVSFSFRGNNPVREAMHSVFLYHAIKAGMNMGIVNPAMLEVYDDIPKDLLEHVEDVILDRRDDATERLLDFAETVVGTSKEKTVDLSWREESLQNRITRALVKGIDQYIVEDVEEARQAADKPIEVIEGNLMTGMNVVGDLFGSGKMFLPQVVKSARVMKKAVAHLLPYIEEEKKKNPQLAQGNGSAGKVLMATVKGDVHDIGKNIVSVVLGCNNYEIVDMGVMVPPEKIIQTAIDEQVDIIGLSGLITPSLDEMVFLAKEMERRNFKVPLLIGGATTSKAHTAVKIDPQYKNAVVHVNDASRAVTVVGDLLNKRSNQKYVGDLKDDYEKFREGFLKRTKQKEYLSIEDARKNKYKIDWSSSCIIKPNKLGVQVIEDFDLKKLEPFIDWTPFFRSWDLHGKYPAILTDEVVGEQAASLYKDAQELLQKVFNEKLLGAKAVYGLFEANTVNNDDVLIKSGSKNFKFRTLRQQLKKHAGKPNFALADFVAPKESEIQDYMGCFCVTTGFGTKELAEAFEADLDDYNSIMIKALADRLAEAFAECLHQKIRKEDWGYAKEEKLSNEELIKESYKGIRPAPGYPACPDHLEKLTIWEVLQVKDRIGVELTEGLAMWPAASVSGYYFANPEARYFGLGKIKEDQVKDFADRKNIDFEYAQKWLSPNIID